The Syntrophotalea acetylenivorans genome contains the following window.
GACGAAATGCGCGAGATGTTCTGGTATGATTATCTGGTAATTAATGATGAGTTTGATCTCGCCAGCCAGCAGTTGCAAGCCATTTTGCTTGCTTCCGGTTGCCGAACAGAGGTTTTAAAAGCTCAGGTTCAGGTTCTTTTTGAAGAGCTCGATCTTTGATTACTGCTCTTTGCATGAGCGTCTCAGGTTATTCGTTTGATAATGATTGTCTTTAACCACATAACAGGGAAATATTTCTATGGCACGTATCACTGTAGAAGATTGCTTGCAGCAGATTCCTAACCGTTTTCTGCTCGTCATGGTGGCGGCTAAGCGCACCAAGCAGCTTTATAAAGGCTCTCAGCCGTTAATCGAAAACAAAAGCAACAACAAAAAGATAGTACTTGGTTTGCGGGAAGTGGCCGCAGGAAAAGTAGATTTTGAAATTCCCATCCGTAAAAGCTAGTCTTTGATAATACTGGCCGGTACTATCAGGTGCCGGCCAGCCCTCTTTGCGTGTTTGCGGCACCGCATTTTTAACCCGGTTTCGCTTCTTCGGCCTTTTGTCATGCGCCCATCCCAACAGTTTAAAAAGATCGTCCAAGAGCTTCTCGATCATCATTCGGCCACGGATATCGACTTGTTGCGTCAGGCTTACACTTTGTGCGTCAGTGTCTATTACGGCAGGCACCGTGAATCCGGCGAAACCTGTCTAACCCATGCTGTTGAAGTGGCTCATATTTTGTGCCGCTTTAAGCCCGACGCGGCCACCCTTGTTGCCGGTATGCTCATTGATATCGTTGATCAGCAACTGGTTGATGTTGCCGCGCTCCGGCAGCAGTTCGGTACCGAGATCGGCGAACTGGTTGAGAGTCTAGCGAATCTCCGTAAATTGGTATATTCCGCAGAGGAAGAGCGGCAGGCGGAGAATTTTCGAAAGATGCTGCTCTCCATGGCCAGGGATATCCGCATTGTCCTGGTGCAGTTAGCCGATCGGTTACATTGTTTACGTACCATGGAGAAGATCCCTGAAAAGGAACAGCGGCGTTTTGCCAAGGAGACCTTGGCGATTTATGCTCCTCTGGCGAATCGTCTCGGTGTCAGTTGGTTGAAATGTGAAATGGAGGATTTGTCTCTGCGCTATGCCATGCCGGAGATTTATTTCGACCTGAGGGACAAGGTATCCCGCAACGAAAAAGATCGCTCCGGCTACATAACGCAGGTCAAGCGACTGCTTCTGGAAAAAATCGGTCGACAGGGGATCAAGGGGGTCTGTTACGGGCGTTATAAACACCTTTATTCGATTCATCGAAAGATGGTTCGTCAGCAGGTTGTTTTCGATGAGGTTTACGATCTTATTGCCTTTCGAGTGATTGTACAGACGATTCCTGAGTGCTATACGGTGCTTGGTGTCATTCACGCTGCCTGGAAGCCCGTTCCGGGACGATTCAAAGATTTCATCGCCATGCCCAAGCCGAATATGTATCAGTCATTGCATACAACGGTTATCGGTCCTTTTGGTGAGCGCATGGAGGTGCAGATTCGTACGGAGGAAATGCATCGCATCGCCGAAGAGGGCATTGCAGCCCACTGGAGATATAAGGAGCAACAGGCAGGGAAGGCTCCTGGCTCCGAGGTGGACAAACAAAAAGGTTTCTTTGAGCGGGAACCTGAGAAACAGCCGGCAAAGAGTGATGAAGTTGGATTGCTGGAGGCCCTCAACGATGATTTGTTCTCCGATGAGGTCTATGTCTTTACTCCCAAGGGAACGGTTAAAGCCTTTCCGCGCGGGGCTACTCCCATCGACTTCGCGTACAGCGTGCATACCGATGTAGGTCATCACTGCAGTGGAGCGCGGGTTAACGGCAAGCTGGTACCTTTAAAGACTCAATTGCATAGCGGTGACATCGTCGAAGTCATTACTGCCACCAGTCAACAACCCAGCAAGGATTGGTTGAAGTTTGTCAAGACCTCCAGAGCTGCCAGTAAAATACGGCAGTGGATTAAGGCCGAACAGCATGAGAAGAGTTTGCTCCTCGGCCGCGAGCTCCTTGAAAAACGATTGCGTAAATATGGTGTAAGTCTAAAACGGGCGCTCCAGTCTGCTGAAATGGCTACAGCCATGGAGGAACTGGGCTATCACGCCAGTGATGACCTGCTGGCTGCCATTGGTTATGGTAAATTATCGCTGGGACAAGTGGTAGGCCGGGTTGTTCCGGAAGAGAGCCTTAAGCCCGAAGCCCCCAAAGAAAAGGGCCGGATTGGCCGGGTTCTGGAAAAAATCCATAAAAAACCCTCCAGTGCTATAAAAATTCAAGGTCTTGACGACATTATGGTGCGATATGCCAAATGTTGCAATCCGTTGCCGGGAGATCCGGTGGTTGGCTTTATTACCCGTGGTCGTGGTATTGCCGTGCACGCCGCAGATTGTCCCGGAGTTATGCAGAGCGATCCCGAACGGCGTATCGAAGTAGAATGGGATTTAAAGAAAAAGTCATCCCATCTGGTCAAGGTGAGGGTATATTGCCTCGATCAAAAAGGAATTCTAGCTAATATCAGTGGTGAGATAAGTAACTGCGAAGCTAACATCATTTCGGCTAACGTACATACAACCGACGACAGCAAAGCCCGGATTGTTTTTACCATCGATCTGCAGGACCGGGAACACCTTAATCGAATAGTCAAGGCTTTGAAACAGGTTAAGGGTGTTCATCAGGTCGAACGAGTGCGGGGTTAAAATTTTAGATCTATTATGGGCAGTCAAAGTCAGGACTGGCTCATCGTGAGTAAATTTTTGGGATGAGTCGACGGGGCAGGGAGGGAGTGAGCTATGACAGGCAAACAAGTTGTTTCCACATCTGAGGCACCAGCTGCAATCGGGCCTTATTCCCAGGCTGTCAAGGCTGGGGACTTGTTGTTTTTTTCCGGTCAACTTGCCCTTGATGTTGCTAGTGGTGAGTTGGTTCCGGGGGGGATTGCTGAACAGACTGAGCAGGTTATGGCGAATATCGGTGCGATTCTCAAAGCGGCCGGCCTGGATTATGATTCGGTTGTTAAAACCACCATTTACCTGCTTGATTTGAAAGACTTTAGCGTGGTTAACGAAATCTACGGACGATATTTTAACGTTGATTCAGCCCCGGCGCGGGCCACTATACAAGTGGCGGCTCTGCCTAAGCAGGCGTTGGTAGAGATCGAGGGGATAGCCCGGGTCAGCTGATGTTTCAGCTAGTTGTTTGGAAATAAAAAAGGGTGGAACTAATGTTCCACCCTTTTTTATTGATACATAACTGTATGGTCCGTTGTAGACCGATCAGGCCTTGGTAACGGCTCCGGAACGCAGACAGCGGGTACAGATCTTAATCGACTGTACCTTGCCTTTGTGCAGCGCTCTTATTTTCTGGAGGTTAGGATACCATACCTTCCGGGTCTTGTTCTGTGCATGGCTGACATTATTGCCAGTCGTTGGTCTCTTGCCGCAAATCTCACAAACTCTTGCCATTTTGAAAACCTCCTGGAATTTTAGAGCTGCTATATTTAGCACGCTTTTTAGACCTTTGCAACCTCTTTTTCCTGTTTCAGGCGTTTGTCGGGCTACAGTAAATCGAGTTGAAAAATGTTTTGAAATGGCTATCCCATCCGCTTTTGTAAACAGCCTGCGACCGCTTGTCCCAGCATTATGTCGGCATTTAAACCGATCGATGGCAGCAATTGCGAACCATGGCAGAATATGGCGTTGGAGGCTACCGGGTTGGGCAGGCTTCCCCTCGGCCAGAAGCATTTAGGCATGACTTTTTCGTTTTGCGGGCGGGCCGATTCAGTTAATTCATAATCGATAAAGGGCAGTACAGACGATAGCTGCTCGCGAACCATATCTGTGGTGAGTTGGGTTTGGTCCGGCGGTTGGGCTGCTTCAAGAAGTGCCTGACCTGGCGTCAGTTTATTTTGATCCCAGGTCAGGCGCAAGGTTTGTTCGCCGGCCAATATAACCTGCCGAGAAAGTATGGACAGGCGCTGTCGAGGCAGGTTGGACAGGGTCCAGGTCTGTGGCTTACCTGGAACCTTGGCCAGGGTAGAAGTCAGGGCCGGGTAAGGCTCCACATGCTCGGGTAAGGATCCGATCAGGAACTGGTCTGCGCTGAGAACTTTTCCATTTTTTAAGCTGGCGCCAGTTTGACGTTTCCCGGCACGTTCCATTCCAGACAATTCATCGAGAGGGATATGTTGTCCGCCGGCAGCGGCATATCTCTCTGTCAAAAGTTGGCTCAAGTCCGACAATGAAATGGTTTGAGGGCGGGTGGTTATGTGCCATTTTAAAGCGGCCTCGGCGATAGAAAGTCTTTTGGGGGCCACCAGACAGAGTCCGGATAACAACTGGTTTAGCGCTTCCTGCGGCTTATGCGAACCAAGTGTTGTTGTTAATTTTAAGATAGGTTGTTGCAGGCGCCGGGCGGGCAGTTTTTGAGCTAGTTGACGCCGATAAAGGGTTAAAAGGCGAAAAGCAATCAAAGAGGCATCGGGTGCGGGGCTGGCTAGCAGCAGGCTGAGTTTTCGGCCCCACTCATCAAGGCGGGCTAATAAGGCCAGTATTGAGGGGTGGTGCTTTGGAAATTCTCGCAGGAGTTCATTTTCTAAAGGCAGGAGACCGCCCACTTGCAAGCGAATGTCATTCGTTACCAGTTGTAAGGACTCGCCCGAATCAATTAAAAGGTGTTCCCCTTCAAGTGTCTTCAGTAATTTGTTCAGGGCCGGACAGCACGGTAAGGACTGTGCCGCCGGTTGAATAGCAGAAGGCAAGGAAAGCACGCGATAGCCCTGCCTGGCGAGCAATGTGGCGCAAATTTGTTCGCCAATATTTGCACCAAGGACGATCAGGTTATAATGTTCCGTAGCCATAGGTTAAGGTCCTGACTCTATGCTCAACAGACAATAGGGGAATGGGGGAATGGGGAGGTTGATCAGCTAAATGTCCTCTTCACTGTACACTCGCAGGCCGTTATGCTGCAGCATGGCGGTGGCGACTCCTTGACCGGCTACTGATTGTTGCTGGCGATAGACGCGCCCAACGCCACAGGAAGGACTGCCCTCCTTGAACAGGGCTGTTTGGCAATCGGTAAGGCGTGCGATTTGCAGAGTCACCTCTGCGCCCCTGATAAAATGGGAGTTCATTTCCTTGCCATCGGATCGGACAAGCCTGCCCTTGCCCAACAAAACCTCTTTGCCGTCCCCCTGGTCAAACCAGCATTTCGGTCGAGGCGTGGCCAAGCCGGCTAATTGCTCCGGACACACGGGGATGGGATGCAGCCCTTTTTCCTTAAGATGAGTGAGGACCTGACTATTCTCTTTGTGTTTCCCATCGTACCGAGTAGGTAATCCGAGCAAGCAGGCACTAACCAGAATCGGTTTGAACATCAAGTCCTCCAATGGGCATGGATGACCTTGGAAAATGCTTGTACTTAGCTGAGCGGGGGGCTAAGGAGGGTTTGGTCAGGATTTTCCAAGGGTGGATCAATCAGAACCCGTCGACCTTCAAGGCGTAGCCGACCTTCGGCAAAAAGACGAATCGCTTCTGGGTAGATGCGATGTTCCTGACGGAGGATGCGTGCTGAAAGGGTCTCCAGGGTGTCGTTTTGCAGGACCGGCACCGCTGCTTGAACGACAATGGGGCCGGTATCGACTCCGGCATCGACGAAGTGAACGGTACAGCCGGTAATCCGGGTGCCGTGGTCAAGAGCCTGTTGTTGGGCATTCAAGCCGGAAAAGGCGGGCAACAGGGCAGGGTGGATGTTCATGATGCGGTCGGGAAAGGCCTCAAGAAACTCATTGGAGATCAGGCGCATGAAACCGGCAAGTACGACCAATTCCACTCTGGCTTCGTTCAAGGCGGCAACCATGGCCCGGTCAAAATCAAGCCGGTTTTTATATTGCTGCTGGTCGATGCAAAGAGTTGGGATGCCAGCCAACCTTCCGCGTTGCAATGCGCCGGCAGTCGGCTTATTACTAAGAATAAGGGCAATTTCAGCGTGGAGGGTGCCGTCCTGGATGCGATCGATGATCGCCTGCAGATTGGTGCCGCCGCCGGAAGCAAGGATACCGAGGCGTAACTTGTTGCTCACAGAGATTCCTCGAAACGTTTTAGGGCAGGCCGAAGGCCTGCCCGTTGTTAATTCAGTACGACGCTTTCTCCCGTATCGCTTTTGGCGATGCGGCCGATTACGTAGGCTTTTTCATCGAGACCGGTAAGTCGTACCATTATCTCATCGACTTCTTGTTCCGGAACAATAAGAACCATGCCGATGCCGTAATTAAGGGTGCGATACATTTCCAGTTCGTCGATGTTGCCGCCGCGGCGCAGAACTTCAAAAATGGCTGGTTTTGGCCAGCTGTCCTTTTCGATAATTGCCTGGCAGTTCTTAGGTAGAACCCGGGGTACGTTTTCGACAATGCCGCCACCGGTTATGTGCGCCATGCCCTTGATCTCAAAGTCGCGCAACAGGTTGAGAATCGTTTTGACGTAGATTCGAGTCGGTGTCAGTAATTCTTCGCCAAGGGGCTTGTCCAATTCGTCAAGCTGAGAGTCGACAGTCAGGCCCATTTTCTCAAACAAAATCTTACGCACCAATGAGTAGCCGTTGGAGTGCAAACCGCTCGAGGCCAGTCCGATCAACCGGTCGCCAACAGTAATGGTGGAGCCATCGATAATTTTACTGTTGTCGACGATGCCGACGGTGAAGCCGGCCAGATCGTATTCGCCATCGGCGTAGAAACCGGGCATTTCAGCCGTTTCTCCGCCAATAAGAGCACACCCCGCCTGGAGACAACCCTCAGAGATGCCTTTAACGACTTCCACGCCCTTTTCCGGTGCCAGTTTGCCGGTGGCCATGTAGTCCAGAAAAAAGAGAGGCTCAGCCCCCTGAACGGCGATGTCGTTGACACACATGGCCACCAGATCGATGCCGACAGTATCGTGTTTGTCCGCCATGAAGGCAATTTTAAGCTTGGTGCCCACGCCGTCGGTGGCGGTAGCGAGAGTCGGTTTTTCGTACTTGTCGGCATGAAGTGAGAACAGGCCGCCGAAACCGCCGATATCGGTCAGTACCTCTGGTCTGGCAGTTGCTTTGACCAATGGTTTGATCATGTTGACGAAACGATTGCCCGCATCAATATCGACGCCGGCATCCTTGTAGGTCATTTTCTTGTCGTTGCTCAATTCTTGGCTCCCCTTGCAGATAAATTCGGCCATTATTAAAACAATCAGCCACTCATTGTCAACGCCAAAGTCCCCTGTCGTAACGACAGCAAGATTGGTTCTTTACACTGTACAGGGGGTGAATTATGATGCGCTGAAGCGGGTAGCCATAATACTTTAAGCCGCTGCCCTTTGAAGAATTATTCTAACCGCTTTTAGCCAGTCTGTCATGATTCTTTTATCATAACGGGTATTTTTCTCATGCGTTGCTGTTGCTACCGTTGCAGTTTCCCATGCGCCACACGCTTCCTATGAACCCAGAGAATATCATCCGCTGTATGACCGAGGCCGATCTGGAACAGGTGCTGGTTGTTGAGCAGCTGTGTCATCGTGCGCCCTGGTCCGAAGCTATGTTCCTTAACGAATTGGCTAATCCGCTGTCACGTATTGATCTATTGTGGCGTGGACGCGATCTGGCCGGATTCCTCTGTGCTTGGCGAGTTTGCGAAGAACTGACCATCCTCAATGTGGCGACAGCGCCGAAAATGCGCAGAAGCGGTGTGGCTCATGCTTTGCTTGAGCAGGTTTTGCATAGGAACCTGCAGACCGGTCTCGAGAGCGCATTGCTGGAGGTTCGTCCCTCTAATGCAGCGGCTATTGCTCTCTATCGATCTTTTGGGTTCAGTGAGATTGACCGCCGTTTGCGTTATTATAGTGATGGAGAAGATGCCCTGGTGATGCAGTTGCTGCTGACGGAGCATGGAATGCCGGGCAAGAATTGTTTAAAACACTAATGGTTAACTGTTTATTTACAATTAATGGAGTGACCGAGAGTTCACAATGAAAAATTTTAATACCACCATCCTGTCTAACCAGGAAGTTTCACCAGATTATTATCGAATGAAAATTCTGGCACCGGGGATTTCAGATTCGGCCCAACCCGGGCAATTTGTCATGTTTCGGTCTCAAGCTACGAATGAACCCTTGTTGCGCCGACCTTTCGGCATTTTTCAGACCGGGACGCTAGCCTCCGATTGCGAAGGAATGCCCGCCAAGGAGTTCGTGGAAATTCTTTATAAGGTGGTTGGCAGGGGAACCGCCATCATGCAGGAACTGCACGAAGGGGATCGGGTCGAGTTGTTGGGGCCGCTCGGTCATGGTTTCGATTTGTCTGCCGACGGCAGTGAGGTGATCCTGGTTGGCGGGGGTATCGGATTGGTCCCTCTGTATATGCTTGCCAGCGAACTGGTAAAAACGAACAAAGTTCGGTTGCTTATCGGCGGGCGTTCTCGTAAGGACGTGTTGATGGTAACGGAATTTGAGCGCCTCGGAGTGGAAACCTACGTGTCGACCGATGATGGTACGCTCGGAGAAGAGGGTCCGGTTACCCAAGTGTTGCAGCGCAAACTGACGAAATTCCCCGGCGCGGCGGTATATGCTTGCGGTCCAATGCCGATGCTGGAAGCGGTTCATCGGATCTGCCAGCCCCGTAAGGTGAAATTACAGGTTTCACTGGAAGCGTTTATGGCTTGCGGGGTAGGGGCCTGTCTCGGGTGTGTGGTCAAAGGGGCCGGTCATAGCGAAGAAAATCCCCGTTATCTCTGTACTTGCAAGGAAGGCCCTGTATTTGATGCAGAGGATCTCGACTGGGAATTGCTGGAGAAGCGAATGAACGAGGAGGGCCACAGCCATGAGTGAGATGCCGCAATCAAAGAGTCCGTCGGCAGAAACTCCGGACCTGTCAGTTGGATTTGCCGGTCTGCGGTTGAAGAACCCGGTCATGCCAGCTTCTGGTACTTTTGGCTACGGTGAGGAATATAGTCCCTATATGGACCTCAACCGCCTGGGCGCTATTGTTACCAAGGGGCTTTCTCTTCGTCCTAAAGCCGGGAATCCAACCCCCCGGATCGCCGAAACCAAGGGCGGCATGCTGAATGCGATCGGTCTGCAGAATGTCGGAATGGACGTTTTCGCCGAGCAGAAACTGCCCTTTTTGAAAGAGGTGCAGACGCCGGTGATTGTCAATTTCTTTGGCAATAGTCTGGAAGAATACGGTATGGCCGCGCAGCGACTGTCGCAGATCGATGGCATTGCCGCGGTTGAACTTAACATCTCCTGCCCTAATGTAAAACAAGGGGGTATCGTTTTCGGTACCGATCCCGGCGCCGCAGCCGAAGTAGTTGGTCTGGTACGGCGGCATCTCAACGTGCCGCTCATCGTCAAGCTGACTCCCAATGTCACCGACATTACCGTCATCGCCCGGGCTGTCGAGGAGGCAGGAGCCGACGCTATCAGTTGTATCAATACCCTGACCGGCCTGGCGGTCGATATCCGCCGCCGCACCCCGCGTCTTGCAAACGGCACCGGAGGGCTTTCCGGTCCCGTGTTGAGGCCTCTGGCGGTACGCATGGTGTATCAGGTGGTGCAGGCGGTGAGCCTGCCGGTAATCGGCGTCGGTGGTATTATGACTGCCGAGGATGCCTTGGAGTTCCTTATCGCCGGCGCGCAAGCCGTTCAGGTCGGAACGGCCAATTTTGTCGACCCAGCGGCGATGATCACTATTATCGATGGTCTGCAGCAATTTTGTCAGGAAGAAGGGGTGTCTCATATCACCGATTTGATCGGTAGCCTGCATTGCTGATTAGACCGCTTTAGCCTCTGCCCGGTTGGTGCGAAAGTCGCTATGGACGTTATTACCACCCATATCAATGCCGATTTCGACTGTCTTGGCAGCATGATTGCGGCTAAAAAGCTCTACCCGCAGGCTGAAATGGTCTTTGCCGGTGCCCAAGAGCGAAGTGTGCGGGAGTATCTGCTTAAAAATCCTGAGCAGGCTGCTCTTTTCAAGCGCATCCGCGATATCGACCTGGCCGACATCCGCCGGTTGATCCTGGTCGATGTTTGCCAGGCGGAGCGGATCGGCCCTTTTGCCGAGGTTCTTGAGCGACCGGGGATCGAAGTTCATGTCTACGATCATCATCCGCTCTGCCAGCTTAGCGTCAAGCCATCCCTTGAGAAGATCGAGGAGGTTGGCTCGACGGTTACCATCTTTGCCCATCTGTTCCAGGAGCAGGGGATTGAACTCAGCTCCGCTGAAGCGACCATGATGCTCCTCGGTCTCTATGAGGACACAGGCAAGCTGCTGTTTAATTCCACCACCAGCAGTGATTATCAGGCGGCAGCCTATCTATTGGAACAGGGGGGCGACCTCAATCTGGTGTCCGATTCCCTGATTCAGGAGTTAACGGCCAAGCAGGTCGCTTTGCTGCATCAACTCATTGAAAGTCGTTCCATTCTCAATGTCAACGGCATCGACATTGCTGTCGCTCATGCCTCTATCGACCATTATGTCGGTGATCTGGCTGTCCTGGCCCATAAACTAAAGGATATGGAGAGTCACAACGCTCTGATTGTGGCCGTGCGAATGGGTGATCGGGTTTTCCTGGTCGGCCGCTCCCGGGTCCCCGAAGTTCATGTCGGCCAAATTTTGAGCGAATTTGGCGGAGGTGGTCACAGTTTTGCCGCCTCCGGGGTTTTGCGGGATATGACCCTGGTGCAGTTTCTTGATCGCCTGACAGAAGTATTACAGCGCCATGTCAACCCCCACTGGGAAGCTCGTCATCTGCTTTTTACCGCGCTCAAGACGGTACCCAAAGATGTAACTATCAAAGACGTTCGCGAACTGCTGACCCGTTATAATATTAATGCGTTACCGGTTATGGATGGTGAGCGGGTGGTTGGTATTATTAGTCGCCAGGTGGTGGAAAAAGCCGCATATCATTTACTTGAAGATTTGCCGGTGAGCGAATTTATGAACAGTGACTTTGTCGCGGTTCAGCCTGGCACTCCTGTGGAAGAGTTGCAGGAGTTGATTGTCAGCGGCAATCAGCGTTTTGTGCCCGTGGTGGATGAAGGCAAGCTGGTCGGGGCGATCACCCGAACAGATCTGTTGCGGCATATGGTGTCCGGCGCGGTTTCCCGGCGCATGAGCGATGCCCCTGCTCTTGGCAGCAGTCTTGGCTTGAAAAAACGATATGTCGTGCGCTTGCTGCGAACGCGGCTTGAACAGCGTATTCAGGATATTCTTGATCGGCTGGGGCAAGTGGCACAGGATTTAGGCCTTGATGTTTTTGCGGTTGGGGGATTTGTCCGCGACCTGTTGTTGAATAAGCAGAATCTTGATGTCGATATTGTTGTCGAAGGAGACGGTATCGCCTTCGCTGCTGAATTTGCCCGGCGTTTTGATTGTCGCATACGCACTCATCGCAAATTCGGCACCGCTGTCCTGATCTTTCCCGATCAATTCAAGGTGGATGTAGCCTCAGCGCGCACCGAATATTACCTGGAACCAGGAGCCTTGCCCACGGTAGAGCATGCACCGATCAAGCTCGATCTTTACCGTCGTGATTTCACCATTAATACTCTTGCCATTGCTCTCAACGGCAGTCATTTCGGAGAACTCTACGACTTTTTCGGCGCCCAACGAGACCTTCAGGAAAAAGCGATTCGCGTTTTGCATAACCTGAGTTTCGTAGAAGACCCGACGCGGGTTTTCCGCGCCATCCGTTTCGAGCAGCGTCTCGGTTTTCGCATCGGGGTGCATACCGAACAGTTGCTGCGCAGCGCCATGCGTATGGGTTTTTTGGACAAGATCGGCGGTCATCGTGTTTGGAACGAACTGGTTTTGATTTTTAAAGAAGCCAACCCTTTACCGGCAGTACTGCGGATGGCCGATCTCGACCTGCTTGAATATCTGCATCCCGACCTTTTGCTTGAAAAAAGGGCCAAGAAGCTGTTTGCCAATGCTCGTCAGGCGATTGATTGGTATCGCCTTCTCTTTACCGGCGAGCCGTGTCGCCACTGGCTGGTCTATTTTTTATGCCTTTTGACTGATCTGGATGATCAGGCCGTGGCCAGCCTTTGCCAGCGGTTGGTGGTGGCGCCGCGACTGCAACAGATATTTACCGTTGAACGGGAGGCGGCCCATCGTGCAACCAATCTGATCTTCTGGCGCCGGATGCACACTGCACCACCGCGTCCAAGTGAAATTTATGATTGGTTTCAACCGCTGGCCACGGAAGTACTGCTGTATGCTATGGCTCGCAGTAACAACGAACAGGTACAGCGTTGCCTTTCCAGCTATTTCACCCATCTCCGTTCAGTTCAGTGCGAACTGGTTGGCAGTGACATCAAGCAGTTGGGAATTGCACCGGGCCCCATCTATAAAGAGATCTTTCAGCGTCTACTTGCTGCACGCCTTGACGGAGAGCTTGTAACCCGGCAAGACGAACTCGATTTTGTTTCCCAGCATTACCTGCCAAACAAGCACACCAACGAATGATTTCGCTTTTGTGTCTCTGCTGAACTATCCCAGGCAACTGCCATGGATAAATTGACTTAGGTACAGGTATTTGCTAAAAAGAAGGGTCAAGCTTCTTTTAGGAAAGGTTATGGATATCTTGCTGGTAAAAATCTCAATTATGCTGGTTCCCGGCTTACTGGCCATCGTATTGCACGAAGTTGCCCACGGCTATATTGCAGAACGTCTCGGCGATCCAACAGCCCGCATGTTG
Protein-coding sequences here:
- a CDS encoding CBS domain-containing protein translates to MDVITTHINADFDCLGSMIAAKKLYPQAEMVFAGAQERSVREYLLKNPEQAALFKRIRDIDLADIRRLILVDVCQAERIGPFAEVLERPGIEVHVYDHHPLCQLSVKPSLEKIEEVGSTVTIFAHLFQEQGIELSSAEATMMLLGLYEDTGKLLFNSTTSSDYQAAAYLLEQGGDLNLVSDSLIQELTAKQVALLHQLIESRSILNVNGIDIAVAHASIDHYVGDLAVLAHKLKDMESHNALIVAVRMGDRVFLVGRSRVPEVHVGQILSEFGGGGHSFAASGVLRDMTLVQFLDRLTEVLQRHVNPHWEARHLLFTALKTVPKDVTIKDVRELLTRYNINALPVMDGERVVGIISRQVVEKAAYHLLEDLPVSEFMNSDFVAVQPGTPVEELQELIVSGNQRFVPVVDEGKLVGAITRTDLLRHMVSGAVSRRMSDAPALGSSLGLKKRYVVRLLRTRLEQRIQDILDRLGQVAQDLGLDVFAVGGFVRDLLLNKQNLDVDIVVEGDGIAFAAEFARRFDCRIRTHRKFGTAVLIFPDQFKVDVASARTEYYLEPGALPTVEHAPIKLDLYRRDFTINTLAIALNGSHFGELYDFFGAQRDLQEKAIRVLHNLSFVEDPTRVFRAIRFEQRLGFRIGVHTEQLLRSAMRMGFLDKIGGHRVWNELVLIFKEANPLPAVLRMADLDLLEYLHPDLLLEKRAKKLFANARQAIDWYRLLFTGEPCRHWLVYFLCLLTDLDDQAVASLCQRLVVAPRLQQIFTVEREAAHRATNLIFWRRMHTAPPRPSEIYDWFQPLATEVLLYAMARSNNEQVQRCLSSYFTHLRSVQCELVGSDIKQLGIAPGPIYKEIFQRLLAARLDGELVTRQDELDFVSQHYLPNKHTNE